One segment of Nocardioides sp. QY071 DNA contains the following:
- a CDS encoding CYTH and CHAD domain-containing protein — protein sequence MSVDTHVLEIESKFEVPVDATLPDLTGLPRAGAVGAPREVDLEASYYDTAALDLMSLGITLRRRRGGEDAGWHLKLPSDKGRHEVRVPLGDDERVPQRLEELLRGTTRGARLRKVGTVSTRRTVLPVVDAAGNLVAEVCDDRVVGERRRGEREARLVWREWEVELTEDDAELARATTARLREAGASPSRYASKLAHVLDVVPPQDVTGASPGAASARDVLAPYLDAQVRRLRQLDPQVRADLPDAVHQMRVACRRIRAVLACYRRDFDRRAASHLRAELGWLVDVLGRERDLEVLRDHLGALVAQHESTDAAQEAWIDEALARDLAAARETARRALDGGRYDALVLALTDPAAWPPWSPNARRPARRELRRGLRAEWTRLEAAAKAAEHAPSARRDESLHEVRKVAKRLRYAAEAAQPRFGERASALAHAMSALQDTLGQHHDETVARTTVAGLGQQRSRADGGGDVRRVLDDLRAEQSDDLTAYRDQWAQAPLAAGRRWLG from the coding sequence ATGAGCGTCGACACGCACGTCTTGGAGATCGAGTCGAAGTTCGAGGTGCCTGTCGACGCCACGCTCCCCGACCTCACCGGTCTGCCTCGTGCGGGCGCCGTCGGCGCGCCCAGGGAGGTCGATCTCGAGGCCAGCTACTACGACACCGCCGCCCTCGACCTGATGAGCCTGGGCATCACGCTGCGTCGTCGCCGTGGCGGCGAGGACGCAGGCTGGCACCTGAAGCTGCCGAGCGACAAGGGCCGTCACGAGGTCCGGGTCCCGCTGGGTGACGACGAGCGGGTCCCGCAGCGGCTGGAGGAGCTGTTGCGGGGCACGACGCGAGGCGCACGCCTGAGGAAGGTCGGCACGGTCAGCACCCGACGCACGGTGTTGCCCGTCGTCGATGCTGCCGGGAACCTCGTCGCCGAGGTCTGCGACGACCGGGTCGTCGGCGAACGCCGGCGCGGCGAGCGGGAGGCTCGACTGGTCTGGCGCGAGTGGGAGGTCGAGCTCACCGAGGACGACGCCGAGCTGGCCCGCGCGACGACCGCCCGTCTCCGGGAGGCGGGGGCATCGCCGTCGAGGTATGCCTCCAAGCTGGCCCACGTGCTGGATGTCGTGCCTCCGCAGGACGTGACCGGGGCGAGCCCGGGCGCCGCGAGTGCCCGTGACGTGTTGGCGCCCTACCTCGATGCGCAGGTGCGCCGGTTGCGTCAGCTCGATCCGCAGGTGCGTGCCGATCTGCCCGACGCGGTACACCAGATGCGCGTCGCGTGCCGCCGGATCCGGGCGGTCCTGGCCTGCTACCGCCGTGACTTCGACCGCCGGGCAGCCTCGCACCTGCGCGCCGAGCTGGGCTGGCTGGTCGACGTCCTGGGACGCGAGCGTGACCTGGAGGTGCTCCGCGACCATCTCGGTGCGCTGGTGGCCCAGCACGAATCCACCGACGCGGCGCAGGAGGCCTGGATCGACGAGGCCCTGGCCCGCGACCTGGCGGCGGCTCGCGAGACCGCACGTCGTGCCCTGGACGGCGGGCGGTACGACGCCCTGGTCCTGGCCCTCACGGATCCGGCCGCGTGGCCGCCTTGGTCGCCGAACGCCCGGCGCCCCGCACGTCGTGAGCTCCGCCGTGGCCTGCGCGCCGAGTGGACGCGGCTCGAGGCCGCGGCGAAGGCGGCCGAGCATGCCCCTTCCGCTCGACGGGACGAGTCGCTGCACGAGGTGCGGAAGGTGGCGAAGCGCCTGCGCTACGCGGCCGAGGCCGCGCAGCCGCGGTTCGGCGAGCGCGCGAGCGCCCTCGCCCACGCGATGTCAGCCCTGCAGGACACCCTCGGGCAGCATCACGACGAGACCGTCGCCCGGACGACGGTCGCCGGGCTCGGGCAGCAGCGGTCCCGAGCCGACGGCGGCGGAGATGTCCGGCGCGTTCTCGACGATCTCAGGGCGGAGCAGTCCGACGACCTCACGGCCTACCGCGACCAATGGGCACAGGC